The Agromyces mangrovi genome contains a region encoding:
- the ligD gene encoding non-homologous end-joining DNA ligase: MTLHTDRGGPAGDGRFALIRTDGSGEKSTWLLHRMKRPAVRTRRPPRPEPAPAEPERPFSWQPMLAATARPHDLAHGEWVAEMKWDGMRALVEVDGGRLRMFTRNGIEVSARYPELEGLPVRVDAGSAVLDGEVVALDATGRPDFGRMQQRMHLTAPREIRRAAEEVPVRLLLFDVLAVDGESVVDRPYRERRDLLERLVPPEAASPVQVPPAFEGDVAAAIEQSRALGLEGVVAKDADSRYRPGARSTDWLKVKHERVQSVVIGGWRPGKGMRDDTFGSLLIGIPGAGGLRYAGRVGTGFTDAQLARIAGLLEPLHRADSPFIEVPPAEASDAVWVEPRLVGEIAFGEWTPAGHARHPTWRGLRPDVDPADVTEES, encoded by the coding sequence GTGACGCTGCACACCGACCGCGGCGGGCCGGCGGGCGACGGGCGGTTCGCGCTCATCCGTACCGACGGATCGGGCGAGAAGTCGACCTGGTTGCTGCACCGCATGAAGCGGCCGGCGGTGCGCACGAGGCGGCCGCCGCGGCCCGAGCCCGCTCCCGCCGAGCCCGAGCGGCCGTTCAGCTGGCAGCCGATGCTCGCCGCCACCGCTCGCCCGCACGACCTCGCCCATGGCGAGTGGGTCGCCGAGATGAAGTGGGACGGCATGCGCGCCCTCGTCGAGGTCGACGGCGGGCGGCTGCGCATGTTCACGCGCAACGGCATCGAGGTGTCGGCGCGCTACCCAGAGCTCGAAGGGCTGCCCGTTCGGGTCGACGCGGGCTCGGCCGTGCTCGACGGCGAGGTGGTCGCGCTCGACGCGACCGGGCGGCCCGACTTCGGGCGCATGCAGCAGCGGATGCACCTGACGGCGCCCCGCGAGATCCGCCGCGCGGCCGAGGAGGTGCCCGTGCGGCTGCTGCTGTTCGACGTGCTCGCGGTCGACGGCGAGTCGGTGGTCGACCGGCCGTACCGCGAACGTCGCGACCTGCTCGAACGCCTCGTGCCGCCCGAGGCCGCCTCGCCCGTGCAGGTGCCGCCCGCGTTCGAGGGCGACGTCGCCGCCGCGATCGAGCAGAGCCGCGCGCTCGGCCTCGAGGGGGTCGTGGCGAAGGACGCCGACTCGCGCTACCGGCCCGGCGCCCGCTCGACCGACTGGCTGAAGGTCAAACACGAGCGCGTGCAGTCGGTGGTGATCGGCGGCTGGCGGCCGGGCAAAGGCATGCGCGACGACACCTTCGGCTCGCTGCTCATCGGCATCCCCGGCGCCGGGGGCCTCCGCTACGCGGGGCGGGTCGGCACCGGGTTCACTGACGCGCAGCTCGCCCGCATCGCGGGGCTGTTGGAACCGCTGCACCGGGCGGACAGTCCGTTCATCGAGGTGCCGCCCGCCGAGGCATCCGATGCCGTGTGGGTCGAGCCCCGCCTCGTCGGCGAGATCGCGTTCGGCGAGTGGACGCCCGCCGGCCACGCCCGCCACCCCACCTGGCGGGGCCTGCGCCCCGACGTCGACCCCGCCGACGTCACCGAGGAGTCGTGA
- a CDS encoding Ku protein, producing MRSIWKGALTFGLVNVPVKLYSATEDHDVSLHQVHEADGGRIRYERRCEVCGKVVKYQDIDKAYDDGEHTVILTKDDFDALPAERSREIEVVEFVPNDQIDPLMFERSYYLEPDSKSPKAYVLLRRTLESTDRTAIVRFALRQKTRLAALRVRDDVLVLQTLLWADEVREAKFPSIDEEVKISQKELDLSNSLVESFADDFHPENFEDEYQVELRKLIDAKIEQGEAIDTAATFGEREEGETGGEVIDLMEALRRSVDSARARKSG from the coding sequence ATGCGTTCCATCTGGAAGGGCGCGCTGACCTTCGGGCTCGTCAACGTGCCGGTGAAGTTGTACAGCGCCACCGAGGACCACGACGTGTCGCTGCACCAGGTGCACGAGGCCGACGGCGGGCGGATCCGCTACGAGCGGCGCTGCGAGGTGTGCGGCAAGGTCGTGAAGTACCAGGACATCGACAAGGCGTACGACGACGGCGAGCACACGGTGATCCTCACCAAGGACGACTTCGACGCGCTGCCCGCCGAGCGCAGCCGCGAGATCGAGGTCGTCGAGTTCGTGCCGAACGACCAGATCGACCCGCTCATGTTCGAGCGCAGCTACTACCTCGAGCCCGACTCGAAGTCGCCGAAGGCGTACGTGCTGCTGCGCCGCACCCTCGAGTCGACCGACCGCACCGCGATCGTGCGGTTCGCGCTGCGGCAGAAGACGCGGCTCGCCGCCCTTCGGGTGCGCGACGACGTGCTCGTGCTGCAGACGTTGCTCTGGGCCGACGAGGTGCGCGAGGCGAAGTTCCCGTCGATCGACGAGGAGGTGAAGATCTCGCAGAAGGAGCTCGACCTCTCGAACAGCCTCGTCGAGAGCTTCGCCGACGACTTCCATCCCGAGAACTTCGAGGACGAGTACCAGGTCGAGCTGCGCAAGCTCATCGACGCGAAGATCGAGCAGGGCGAGGCGATCGACACCGCCGCGACCTTCGGCGAGCGCGAGGAGGGCGAGACTGGCGGCGAGGTCATCGACCTCATGGAGGCGCTGCGCCGCAGCGTCGACTCGGCGCGGGCGCGCAAGAGCGGGTGA
- a CDS encoding alpha/beta hydrolase: MTIDDGAVLWSASGADREGRPLLVLLHGYNSHEGDLFGLAPYLPLQPVVASLRAPLHTGYGFAWFPLQVAADGGVGLGEAEARRAEAAADAVIAWAEALDPAPPTIGLLGFSQGGALSIELLRRRSDLFGFAVSLAGFVLPGERDGDAALADRQPAVFWGRGTEDTVIPADAIARTQEWLPERVDLDARIYEGLGHAVSELELADVTAFLRGRYA, from the coding sequence GTGACCATCGACGACGGCGCGGTGCTGTGGTCGGCCTCCGGTGCCGACCGCGAGGGCCGACCGCTGCTCGTGCTGCTGCACGGCTACAACTCGCACGAGGGAGACCTGTTCGGGCTCGCCCCGTATCTGCCGCTGCAGCCGGTCGTGGCCTCGCTGCGGGCGCCGCTGCACACGGGCTACGGGTTCGCCTGGTTCCCGCTGCAGGTCGCGGCGGACGGCGGCGTCGGCCTCGGGGAGGCGGAGGCGCGACGTGCCGAGGCGGCCGCGGACGCGGTCATCGCGTGGGCCGAGGCGCTCGACCCGGCGCCTCCGACGATCGGGCTGCTCGGGTTCTCGCAGGGCGGCGCACTCTCGATCGAGCTGCTGCGCCGGCGCAGCGACCTGTTCGGCTTCGCGGTGTCGCTGGCGGGCTTCGTGCTGCCCGGCGAGCGCGACGGCGACGCGGCGCTGGCCGACCGGCAGCCCGCCGTGTTCTGGGGCCGCGGCACGGAGGACACCGTGATTCCGGCCGACGCGATCGCGCGCACGCAGGAGTGGCTGCCCGAACGGGTCGACCTCGATGCGCGCATCTACGAGGGGCTCGGCCACGCGGTGTCGGAGCTCGAGCTCGCCGACGTCACCGCGTTCCTGCGCGGCCGCTACGCCTGA
- a CDS encoding LysR family transcriptional regulator substrate-binding protein — MAAARGAAGKAIGLVALRLTYVEGVSPAKWLRAWADRRPDLPLEATRVPDASQLTALESGDADLAFVRLPVPTDGLHAIPLWEEVAVVVAPKDHAIAAVNAVTLADLDDEPRAPVQPSREGTIELVAAGTGVAIVPHSIARLHHRRDVVAVPVTDAPTTRIALVWRVERDDADIQEFVGVVRGRTARSSRGAADEASDQPERARDNRTAKSAKTGRASRDRRARRAPGSGRDSRSRRGRRR; from the coding sequence ATGGCCGCGGCACGGGGTGCGGCCGGGAAGGCGATCGGGCTCGTGGCGCTCAGGCTGACCTACGTCGAGGGCGTGAGCCCGGCGAAGTGGTTGCGTGCGTGGGCCGACCGTCGCCCCGACCTCCCGCTCGAGGCGACACGGGTGCCGGATGCCTCGCAGCTCACCGCGCTCGAGTCCGGCGACGCCGACCTCGCCTTCGTGCGCCTGCCCGTACCCACCGACGGCCTGCACGCGATTCCCCTCTGGGAGGAGGTCGCGGTCGTGGTCGCCCCGAAGGACCACGCCATCGCCGCGGTCAACGCGGTGACGCTCGCCGACCTCGACGACGAGCCGCGCGCACCCGTGCAGCCGTCGCGCGAGGGCACGATCGAGCTGGTCGCGGCGGGCACCGGGGTCGCGATCGTGCCGCACTCGATCGCCCGCCTGCACCATCGCCGCGACGTCGTGGCGGTGCCGGTGACGGATGCCCCGACGACCCGCATCGCGCTGGTCTGGCGCGTCGAGCGCGACGACGCCGACATCCAGGAGTTCGTGGGCGTCGTGCGCGGACGCACGGCGCGGTCGTCGCGCGGGGCCGCCGACGAGGCATCCGATCAGCCCGAACGCGCACGCGACAACCGCACCGCGAAGAGCGCCAAGACCGGTCGCGCGAGCCGCGATCGCCGCGCCCGGCGCGCACCCGGCTCGGGCCGCGACAGCCGCAGCCGACGGGGGCGTCGCCGGTGA
- a CDS encoding glutamine amidotransferase has product MKPFLFLSARPEVEAVGPEYESVRSAMNLDAGRLEHHRLDVSALERQRLDAFAGVVVGGSPFNVTTPHEHVSDVQRRVEDDLAWVAERGLAGDVPVLFTCYGIGVLTRVLGGEVGLDHGEEAQAVRVELTDDGRLDPLTGVLPPEFDALVGHKEATVRLPERATLLAGSASCPVQVYRVGTRVYATQFHPEVTPADFVARARVYRHHGYFPARELAAVEARIHGASVTWPRTMLARFAELFG; this is encoded by the coding sequence GTGAAGCCGTTCCTGTTCCTCTCCGCCCGGCCCGAGGTCGAGGCCGTCGGCCCCGAGTACGAGTCGGTGCGCTCGGCGATGAATCTCGATGCGGGCCGCCTCGAGCACCATCGGCTCGACGTCTCCGCGCTCGAGCGGCAGCGCCTCGACGCGTTCGCGGGCGTCGTCGTCGGCGGCAGCCCGTTCAACGTGACGACTCCGCACGAGCACGTCTCCGACGTGCAGCGTCGCGTCGAGGACGACCTCGCGTGGGTCGCCGAGCGCGGGCTCGCGGGCGACGTGCCGGTGCTCTTCACCTGCTACGGCATCGGCGTGCTCACGCGGGTGCTGGGCGGCGAGGTCGGGCTCGACCACGGCGAGGAGGCGCAGGCCGTGCGCGTCGAGCTGACCGACGACGGCCGGCTCGACCCGCTCACCGGCGTGTTGCCGCCCGAGTTCGACGCGCTCGTCGGCCACAAGGAGGCCACGGTGCGGCTGCCGGAGCGCGCAACGCTGCTCGCCGGGTCGGCCAGCTGCCCGGTGCAGGTCTACCGGGTCGGCACCCGCGTCTACGCCACCCAGTTCCACCCCGAGGTGACCCCGGCCGACTTCGTGGCTCGTGCCCGCGTCTACCGCCACCACGGCTACTTCCCCGCGCGCGAACTCGCGGCGGTCGAGGCGCGCATCCACGGGGCATCCGTCACCTGGCCCCGCACGATGCTCGCGCGCTTCGCCGAGCTGTTCGGCTGA
- a CDS encoding helix-turn-helix domain-containing protein: protein MARFEAKLRSPADLGLAIQQARLANGLTQTELADRLGISQRSVSEVESGRPTIWARRVFDLLSATGVELSATWEGDELP from the coding sequence ATGGCACGGTTCGAGGCGAAGCTGCGCTCTCCCGCCGACCTCGGTCTTGCGATTCAGCAGGCACGCCTGGCGAACGGGCTCACGCAGACCGAGCTCGCTGATCGACTGGGCATCTCCCAGCGGTCGGTGAGCGAGGTGGAGTCCGGGAGGCCGACGATCTGGGCTCGTCGAGTCTTCGATCTGTTGAGCGCGACGGGCGTCGAGCTGTCGGCGACCTGGGAAGGCGACGAGCTCCCGTGA
- a CDS encoding type II toxin-antitoxin system HipA family toxin — MQPKIVLAREGVGWHQALGGYPSTHILKPRLAARPTVIFDEEYGARLARRLGLAAFDTRIDEFDGLPTLVIERFDRVGGARVHQEDFNQALGASGNQKYQELGGVVSLARVADAVSRYAASADLVRLARLTVLAVGIGNLDMHTKNIGMLHPADDAPSLAPAYDQVPLAHLPGLNGRLALAVNRKYRLAEVTRDDLVAEFESWRLRRAGAVVAETLDQLSAAVDDETPHDLAHPDLHRVIRGLVDNLLGGRGAGA; from the coding sequence GTGCAGCCGAAGATCGTGCTCGCGCGGGAAGGCGTCGGGTGGCACCAGGCGCTCGGCGGCTACCCGTCGACGCACATCCTGAAGCCACGGCTCGCTGCACGACCGACCGTCATCTTCGACGAGGAGTACGGGGCGCGATTGGCGCGGCGACTCGGCCTCGCCGCCTTCGACACCCGGATCGACGAGTTCGACGGATTGCCGACGCTGGTCATCGAGCGCTTCGACCGAGTGGGCGGAGCACGCGTGCACCAGGAGGACTTCAATCAGGCGCTGGGGGCGAGCGGCAACCAGAAGTACCAGGAGCTCGGCGGCGTCGTCAGCCTGGCACGGGTCGCGGACGCGGTGTCGCGATACGCGGCATCCGCCGACCTCGTTCGACTCGCCCGCCTCACCGTGCTCGCCGTCGGCATCGGCAACCTCGACATGCACACCAAGAACATCGGCATGCTCCACCCAGCGGACGACGCGCCGTCCCTCGCCCCGGCGTACGACCAGGTGCCGCTCGCTCATCTCCCCGGTCTCAACGGGCGGCTTGCTCTGGCGGTGAATCGGAAGTACCGGCTCGCCGAGGTCACCCGCGACGACCTCGTCGCCGAGTTCGAGTCGTGGCGACTCCGACGGGCGGGTGCCGTCGTGGCCGAGACGCTCGACCAACTGTCGGCAGCGGTCGACGACGAGACCCCGCACGATCTCGCGCACCCGGACCTGCATCGCGTCATCCGGGGACTCGTCGACAACCTGCTCGGCGGACGAGGGGCCGGCGCGTAG
- a CDS encoding nucleotidyl transferase AbiEii/AbiGii toxin family protein has product MSDPFSALPAKDRTPASASILNQWVSHAERIVGAGGDRTRWVVASTIVAAALQRALMADDTPLFVVKGGVFIERALNLRSRATKDLDTLFRGAVEEFEQAVDTALEEPWGVFDLTRTAFAVIEGAKTRRKPRRFNVLLDIKGKRWANIKVEVSFGEGAIDQHVGTIPAPSTTFFGIEQPSDLATITMAYQVAQKLHACTDPHNPPDESNLRVRDLVDLHLIKQTFYPDGADLTEVRSAAVDVFSARAEEAKAAGGPSRTWPPAIVSNELWESEWRKPAGEAGVALSLGDVIAALNTWVGAIEQAHGATATGVDEFAER; this is encoded by the coding sequence GTGAGCGATCCATTCTCGGCGTTGCCCGCGAAAGACCGCACCCCGGCCAGTGCTTCGATCCTGAACCAATGGGTGAGCCACGCCGAGCGGATCGTCGGTGCAGGCGGGGACCGAACACGCTGGGTAGTCGCCTCGACCATCGTCGCAGCAGCGCTGCAACGTGCGTTGATGGCGGATGACACACCCCTGTTCGTGGTGAAGGGTGGCGTGTTCATCGAGAGGGCCCTGAATCTGCGGTCGCGCGCGACGAAGGACCTCGACACGCTGTTCCGTGGCGCCGTGGAGGAGTTCGAGCAGGCGGTGGACACCGCCCTTGAGGAGCCTTGGGGCGTGTTCGACCTCACTCGCACCGCGTTCGCGGTCATCGAGGGCGCGAAGACACGTCGCAAGCCTCGCCGTTTCAACGTATTGCTCGACATCAAGGGCAAGCGGTGGGCGAACATCAAGGTTGAGGTCTCGTTCGGCGAAGGAGCGATCGACCAGCACGTCGGTACCATCCCTGCTCCGTCCACGACGTTCTTCGGCATCGAGCAGCCGTCGGACCTCGCGACCATCACGATGGCGTACCAAGTCGCCCAGAAGCTCCACGCGTGCACCGACCCTCACAACCCGCCGGACGAGTCCAACCTGAGGGTGCGCGACCTGGTCGACCTGCACCTCATCAAGCAGACGTTCTACCCGGACGGTGCTGACCTCACGGAGGTTCGGTCGGCCGCGGTTGACGTCTTCAGCGCCCGTGCCGAGGAGGCCAAGGCGGCCGGCGGCCCCTCGCGGACGTGGCCGCCGGCCATCGTCAGCAATGAGCTGTGGGAATCTGAGTGGCGCAAGCCTGCCGGTGAAGCCGGCGTGGCCCTGTCGTTGGGCGATGTGATTGCTGCTCTCAACACCTGGGTGGGCGCCATCGAGCAGGCGCACGGTGCAACGGCAACTGGCGTCGACGAGTTCGCTGAGCGGTAG
- a CDS encoding DNA polymerase ligase N-terminal domain-containing protein, with product MIQHHFASREHYDFRLEHDGVLVSWAVPKGLPEESGRNHLAVMTEDHPLEYATFEGTIPKGNTAPAGSTCGTPASTTSRSGATTR from the coding sequence GTGATCCAGCACCACTTCGCCAGCCGCGAGCACTACGACTTCCGTCTCGAGCACGACGGCGTGCTGGTGAGCTGGGCCGTGCCGAAGGGGCTGCCCGAGGAGTCGGGGCGCAACCACCTCGCGGTCATGACCGAGGACCACCCGCTCGAGTACGCCACCTTCGAGGGCACCATTCCGAAGGGGAATACGGCGCCGGCCGGGTCGACCTGTGGGACACCGGCGTCTACGACCTCGAGAAGTGGCGCGACGACGAGGTGA
- a CDS encoding DUF4916 domain-containing protein — translation MSVRTPDPDPDWESQSQGEAPAPVPPANPGWLSDIELEEVRQRLPLIYVEAVPVRVDGLGVVVEVGVLLRGTPTGEITRTLVSGRVMYGETLRDALFRHLEKDLGPMAFPLLPASPVPFAVAEYFPMPGISPFTDDRQHAVSLAYVVPVTGTCEPRQDALEVTWMTPEEACAAEVAAEMEGGRGTLIRQALASVGRLP, via the coding sequence ATGAGCGTGCGCACCCCCGACCCCGATCCCGACTGGGAGTCCCAGTCCCAGGGCGAGGCGCCGGCGCCCGTGCCGCCGGCGAACCCCGGCTGGCTGAGCGACATCGAGCTCGAGGAAGTGCGCCAGCGGCTGCCCCTCATCTACGTCGAGGCCGTGCCCGTGCGCGTCGACGGGCTCGGCGTGGTGGTCGAGGTGGGCGTGCTGCTGCGCGGCACCCCGACCGGCGAGATCACCCGCACGCTGGTCTCGGGCCGCGTGATGTACGGCGAGACGCTGCGCGACGCGCTCTTCCGCCACCTCGAGAAGGATCTCGGGCCCATGGCGTTCCCGCTCCTGCCCGCGAGCCCGGTGCCGTTCGCGGTCGCCGAGTACTTCCCGATGCCGGGCATCTCGCCGTTCACCGACGACCGCCAGCACGCCGTCTCGCTCGCGTACGTGGTGCCGGTCACCGGCACGTGCGAGCCGCGGCAGGACGCGCTCGAGGTCACCTGGATGACCCCCGAGGAGGCGTGCGCGGCCGAGGTCGCCGCCGAGATGGAGGGCGGCCGCGGCACGCTCATCCGCCAGGCGCTCGCGTCGGTCGGGCGCCTGCCCTAG
- the ligD gene encoding non-homologous end-joining DNA ligase, with protein MQVGGRRLRITSLDKVMYPDAGTTKGDVIGYYAEIAPVMLPYVAGRPCTRKRWVDGVGTADAPGGTFFAKDLGQGTPDWVRRARIPHSDHDNTYPVVDDLPTLVWLAQLAALELHVPQWRFDAAGTPQHPDRLVLDLDPGEGVGLGGCAEVAFLVREILDGMGLGSVPVTSGSKGIHLYAPLDGTLSSDQTSALARELARSLEADHPKLVVSSMSKSVRPGRVFLDWSQNNGKKTTIAPYSLRGRFRPTVAAPRTWEELAEPDLRHLEYGEVLALVAERGDPMEPLRQGHVGASPGSSWRPWRTLPPRGHPIASAVTARSARPTARPSRCRPPAPRLLRRATCRGS; from the coding sequence GTGCAGGTCGGCGGACGCCGCCTGCGCATCACGAGCCTCGACAAGGTCATGTACCCCGACGCGGGCACGACCAAGGGCGACGTGATCGGCTACTACGCCGAGATCGCGCCCGTGATGCTGCCCTACGTGGCCGGGCGCCCCTGCACCCGCAAGCGCTGGGTCGACGGGGTGGGCACGGCGGATGCCCCGGGCGGCACGTTCTTCGCGAAGGACCTCGGCCAGGGCACGCCCGACTGGGTGCGGCGCGCGCGCATCCCGCACTCCGACCACGACAACACCTACCCCGTGGTCGACGACCTGCCGACGCTCGTCTGGCTCGCCCAGCTCGCCGCGCTCGAACTGCATGTGCCGCAGTGGCGGTTCGACGCGGCCGGCACCCCGCAGCACCCCGATCGGCTGGTCCTCGACCTCGACCCGGGCGAGGGGGTGGGGCTCGGCGGATGCGCCGAGGTGGCGTTCCTCGTCCGCGAGATCCTCGACGGGATGGGCCTGGGCTCCGTGCCCGTGACGAGCGGGTCCAAGGGAATCCACCTCTACGCCCCGCTCGACGGGACGCTCTCGAGCGACCAGACCAGCGCGCTGGCCCGCGAGCTCGCCCGCAGCCTCGAGGCCGACCACCCGAAGCTCGTCGTGAGCTCGATGAGCAAGTCGGTGCGCCCGGGCCGGGTCTTCCTCGACTGGAGCCAGAACAACGGCAAGAAGACGACCATCGCGCCGTACTCGCTGCGCGGCCGGTTCCGCCCGACGGTCGCGGCGCCCCGCACCTGGGAGGAGCTCGCCGAGCCCGACCTGCGCCACCTCGAGTACGGCGAGGTGCTCGCGCTCGTCGCCGAGCGGGGCGATCCCATGGAGCCGCTCCGCCAGGGGCACGTGGGCGCGTCGCCGGGGAGTTCATGGCGACCGTGGCGGACGCTGCCGCCCAGGGGGCATCCGATCGCCTCGGCCGTTACCGCGAGAAGCGCTCGGCCGACCGCACGCCCGAGCCGGTGCCGGCCGCCGGCGCCGCGCCTCCTGCGCCGGGCGACCTGCCGCGGTTCGTGA
- a CDS encoding DUF5997 family protein: MSAGGQQTMKPETAAKKLGILLAAAPEEFRSAPVTRDALDALQADPPEWLQVLRREGPHPRPVVARKLGVSNSGLARAGIDEPLTTAQIQELLAEMPEWLSAERATQAQVRAENRRVKERDAERAARNADDAQA, encoded by the coding sequence ATGAGTGCAGGCGGGCAGCAGACCATGAAGCCGGAGACCGCGGCGAAGAAGCTCGGCATCCTCCTGGCGGCCGCGCCCGAGGAGTTCCGCTCCGCGCCGGTCACGCGCGACGCGCTCGACGCGCTGCAGGCCGACCCGCCCGAGTGGCTGCAGGTGCTGCGCCGCGAGGGCCCGCACCCGCGGCCGGTCGTGGCTCGCAAGCTCGGCGTCTCGAACTCGGGCCTCGCCCGTGCCGGCATCGACGAGCCGCTCACGACCGCGCAGATCCAGGAGCTGCTCGCCGAGATGCCCGAGTGGCTGTCGGCCGAGCGGGCGACGCAGGCGCAGGTGCGCGCCGAGAACCGCCGGGTCAAGGAGCGCGACGCCGAGCGCGCCGCGCGGAACGCCGACGACGCTCAGGCGTAG
- a CDS encoding DEAD/DEAH box helicase, translating to MTDTTFGALGVPAPLVAALTADGKTTPFPIQQDTLPDTLAGRDVLGRGKTGSGKTLAFSLPMVARLGGELAGGRRRAGRPLGLVLAPTRELATQIAATMQPLADAYGLVTTTIYGGINQKRQVEALKAGVDIVVACPGRLEDLMQQGFVTLDAVEITVLDEADHMADLGFLPVVTRIMDKTPSGGQRMLFSATLDNGVDRLVRRYLQNEVLHSVDEANSPVAAMTHHVFEVADVDAKNDLVRALASGSGRRILFMRTKHHAKKLAKKLTDAGIPAVDLHGNLSQPARDRNLAAFHDGSVKVMVATDVAARGVHVDDVELVIHVDPPMEHKAYLHRSGRTARAGSEGDVVTICLPSQRGDLKSLLRKAAITVTPEQVTPDSASVVALIGEVAPYVKPAPREQRQQQGGGGRSQGANAQRKRAARDARGTGQQGGGQGSRRGGRGGRDAVHPGTADQAPARPRRDRSGRPTDAKAQAPRRGTGHSRGAQTTGAQRQQRPQPAAQGGQRQRTNRRAQG from the coding sequence TTGACTGACACCACCTTCGGCGCGCTCGGCGTGCCCGCCCCGCTCGTCGCCGCACTCACGGCCGACGGCAAGACCACCCCGTTCCCCATCCAGCAGGACACGCTGCCCGACACGCTCGCAGGCCGCGACGTGCTCGGCCGCGGCAAGACCGGCTCGGGCAAGACCCTCGCGTTCTCGCTGCCCATGGTCGCGCGCCTCGGCGGCGAGCTCGCCGGCGGACGCCGCCGTGCCGGCCGCCCGCTCGGCCTGGTGCTCGCACCGACCCGCGAGCTGGCGACGCAGATCGCCGCGACCATGCAGCCGCTCGCCGACGCGTACGGCCTCGTGACCACCACGATCTACGGCGGCATCAACCAGAAGCGCCAGGTCGAGGCGCTGAAGGCCGGCGTCGACATCGTCGTGGCCTGCCCCGGCCGCCTCGAGGACCTCATGCAGCAGGGCTTCGTGACCCTCGACGCCGTCGAGATCACGGTGCTCGACGAGGCCGACCACATGGCCGACCTCGGATTCCTGCCGGTCGTCACGCGCATCATGGACAAGACCCCCTCGGGCGGCCAGCGCATGCTCTTCTCCGCCACCCTGGACAACGGCGTGGACAGGCTCGTGCGCCGTTACCTCCAGAACGAGGTGCTCCATTCGGTCGACGAGGCCAACTCGCCCGTCGCCGCGATGACCCACCACGTGTTCGAGGTCGCCGACGTCGATGCGAAGAACGACCTCGTGCGCGCGCTCGCGTCGGGCTCCGGCCGTCGCATCCTGTTCATGCGCACCAAGCACCACGCGAAGAAGCTCGCGAAGAAGCTGACGGATGCCGGCATCCCGGCCGTCGACCTGCACGGCAACCTGTCGCAGCCGGCGCGCGACCGCAACCTGGCGGCGTTCCACGACGGCTCGGTCAAGGTCATGGTCGCGACCGACGTGGCCGCCCGCGGCGTGCACGTCGACGACGTCGAGCTCGTGATCCATGTCGACCCGCCGATGGAGCACAAGGCGTACCTGCACCGTTCGGGCCGCACCGCCCGCGCGGGCAGCGAGGGCGACGTCGTGACGATCTGCCTGCCGAGCCAGCGCGGCGACCTGAAGTCGCTGCTGCGAAAGGCCGCGATCACCGTCACGCCCGAGCAGGTCACGCCCGATTCGGCATCCGTGGTCGCGCTGATCGGCGAAGTCGCCCCCTACGTGAAGCCCGCGCCGCGCGAACAGCGCCAGCAGCAGGGCGGCGGAGGCCGCTCGCAGGGCGCGAACGCCCAGCGCAAGCGCGCCGCACGCGACGCTCGCGGCACCGGCCAGCAGGGCGGCGGTCAGGGCTCGCGTCGCGGCGGCCGTGGCGGTCGCGACGCGGTGCACCCCGGTACCGCCGACCAGGCACCGGCACGCCCCCGCAGGGACCGCTCGGGCCGACCGACGGACGCGAAGGCGCAGGCACCGCGACGCGGCACCGGCCACAGCCGAGGCGCCCAGACCACCGGCGCGCAGCGCCAGCAGCGCCCGCAGCCGGCCGCCCAGGGCGGCCAGCGCCAGCGCACGAATCGCCGCGCGCAGGGCTGA
- a CDS encoding GNAT family N-acetyltransferase: MGTEVVAEVVIRPIRDVDAEALGRVHAQCWHEDYDQLVDAATLANLSPRRMAELWTHWVNQGDDYTHVAALVDGEIVGFAGAGPARDDDAPRERELFFIHLLDAFHGRGIGQQLFDAAVGEASVYCWVPDTNEYALHFYDRNGFTRDGVEHDEPFLGETIHEVRLVR; the protein is encoded by the coding sequence ATGGGCACCGAGGTCGTTGCAGAAGTCGTCATCCGTCCGATTCGCGATGTGGACGCCGAAGCGCTCGGCAGAGTCCACGCGCAGTGCTGGCACGAGGACTACGACCAGCTGGTCGACGCCGCGACGCTGGCGAACCTGTCGCCCCGCCGCATGGCCGAACTCTGGACCCACTGGGTGAACCAGGGCGACGACTACACGCACGTCGCCGCACTGGTCGACGGTGAGATCGTCGGCTTCGCCGGCGCCGGTCCCGCCCGTGACGACGACGCCCCGCGCGAGCGCGAGCTCTTCTTCATCCACCTGCTCGACGCGTTCCACGGCCGCGGCATCGGCCAGCAGCTGTTCGACGCGGCCGTCGGCGAGGCATCCGTCTACTGCTGGGTGCCCGACACCAACGAGTACGCGCTGCACTTCTACGACCGCAACGGCTTCACGCGCGACGGCGTCGAGCACGACGAGCCGTTCCTCGGCGAGACGATCCACGAGGTGCGCCTGGTCCGCTGA